In the Thermodesulfovibrio yellowstonii DSM 11347 genome, one interval contains:
- a CDS encoding metallophosphoesterase → MKIGIISDTHDHMDNIRKALAVFKKHNVKKIIHAGDFVSPFTWRVFKEFEGEIYGVFGNNDGDRVLLKKMYGERIQPQIREFEIESKKFALMHEPQMLEALTLSGKFDIIVYGHMHEIDIRKLNNTLIINPGEACGWLYGKATAVILDLESLKPEVVSL, encoded by the coding sequence ATGAAGATAGGGATTATATCTGATACACATGACCACATGGATAACATAAGAAAAGCATTGGCAGTTTTTAAGAAACATAATGTAAAAAAGATTATTCATGCAGGAGATTTTGTTTCTCCTTTTACATGGAGAGTTTTTAAAGAATTTGAAGGTGAAATCTACGGAGTTTTTGGAAACAATGATGGTGATAGAGTTCTTCTTAAAAAAATGTATGGTGAAAGAATTCAGCCTCAGATAAGAGAATTTGAAATTGAGAGTAAAAAGTTTGCACTTATGCATGAACCTCAGATGCTTGAAGCACTCACGCTCTCAGGTAAGTTTGACATAATAGTATATGGACATATGCATGAGATTGACATTCGCAAACTAAATAATACATTGATTATAAATCCTGGTGAGGCATGTGGTTGGCTTTACGGAAAGGCAACAGCAGTAATACTTGACCTTGAAAGTTTAAAACCAGAAGTAGTGTCTCTTTGA